The DNA window TTCGCTTCGTACTGGAGCACGATTGCACGAGCAGCACGTAGAGAATATATTCCCGCCGACGTGCCAAAAGTGACAGGATATGCAAGCCGATATGCAGGCCTTTGGGCACGGGCGAAATGCTGGAGTACGAGACATCCAAACGATGAAGCCATGCAACAGCCTTTGCGCACCCACGGGCGAACTGCATGCAGATTCCATGCATGCTGAGTACATATATTATTTTTTAAGTGGATGAAGGTAGTTGATAAGAAATGAATAGAATAATTGGTAGTTGGAtatggaggaaacatttagagGAATAGGAGTGCGAGAAAAGTTGGAGTAGAGTAAAGAATCTTGCTGACTAGGCTAGAATATTCTTTTAGAGGAAAAATTTGGAGGAACAGGAGTGCGGATAGCATGTTGGATCACCCAAAAATAAAATAATCAGTGTTGACCAGCAAACGTTCTGGCTAAAGGCAGTCATATTTGATCGAGTTCTCAATCTCATACGCCTGAACAGAATGCAACTGCCTTGCATCAACGAATGGgcctgcttcacctgctggacCAGGCCACTGCACATTTCACCATAGTCAACCCTATAAACAGATATATGGGGGGCAATCTGAATTGAATAATCCGACCAATCTATATAAATCGCAATTCCCATTAATAAGTAAACCAGAGTTACACCATCCACTCAGTTCAAAAGAATTCTAGAGCTTAACCAAGTAGAAAGTAACACCTCAAGAATTCGGGGTGTGAAACCTAACCACAGATTAAACTCAAATGCCTATGTCTATGTATGTAACTCAACTAAGCTTCTCAACACTCGGCAACAGACCACAAGTATCGCAGGCGAACAACAGGACCAACGCAGCAGCTTAGTTCTTTCCCCCAATCTCCTTCAGAGCACAGATCTGTTCCTCACCCATGGCGGACATCACAGTCAGGATAATGTCCTTTCCATCATCATATCCACTCTTGATCTGCAGGGTAGCATGTAAGAGAGTTGCCGCAGAAGCAATAGAGGTGAAAGCTGTTGCGCCATCGACCAAGCTTGAGCTAGTGCACTGACCTGGGCTTGCAGATTTTCATCATTGGGAAGCTTCAGGTCATCCTTAGTGTTGCCATTCTCCGTCAAAAGGCTAACCTATAAAGTGATCTCCCTACTTGTTATAAACAGGAAGGCATTGCCAAAAGGACAGTTGAATGAAAGAAAGGCTAGGCGTTGGAAGCAAACGTACGTATCCGTCTTCAGAAATGTCAATCAGCTGATACTCAGTGCGGTCAACATGTGGAACCTGTAAGATGCAAGCAGGAAACAAAAGGTTAAAACAAATTCTATGCACTTGTAAGTTGTAACTGAATCATAATGTGAGATGTGATAGCTTACGTCACAGTTGTGAGATGAAGGAACAATATCCTCAAGCTTCTTTCCATTGAAAATGTCAATGCCGACAAAGTGGCACTTGGCATGGCCATGCTTCCCAGTCTTGGAAGTAGAGACCTCAACAACCTTTAAAAAAGAGTATACCAAAATTATCGTTAGATCAATACTTGTTGGTGCAAACATGAGCACCATGCTAACTATTGTTAGATCTAAAGAGAAGATATGGATAGCTATCAGATGTACAAACTACAAAGGAATTCATTAAAAAGGCACTCTAGTTATCATCCACAGCTCCTGGTAAGCAAACTTTGGGTAGTAAGAAATACTGATGTCCAGTATGAAAACATGTATAAGCAATCATCAAGACACTAGTGGCACAAAGTATAATGGCCTATCGAGTATCGACTCATACCAGCATAAACAGATAATAAATTCAAACATTAATTCATCCATGACGGATACTGGAACAAATAGCACCTACATATACGGATGGAAAGGTGGTGGAAGCAAAAAGAAGAACTCCTTGGAAATAGTGCCTAGTTTAACCAGCATTGCAGAACTAAACATATCATTCAGAACCGCAGAATAAACAGTGAAGGAATATTAAATCCATGGAAACATATATGAACTATCTTGCTATCTCCAAAGAACCTTGTAGGATTTTGTTGAATCATAGATATGTAACTGAAACATAAACTTAAGGTAAATACATGATATTTTAAGACGGGCATCTTGTTGATCGGCAGGGTTTATTTGTCGTCCAACCATCAAAAACCAGAAAAACTGTCTAGATAGACTGAAAGGAGGATATCCAGAACCAAAAC is part of the Panicum hallii strain FIL2 chromosome 2, PHallii_v3.1, whole genome shotgun sequence genome and encodes:
- the LOC112882072 gene encoding eukaryotic translation initiation factor 5A-like, with amino-acid sequence MSDSEEHHFESKADAGASKTYPQQAGTIRKNGYIVIKNRPCKVVEVSTSKTGKHGHAKCHFVGIDIFNGKKLEDIVPSSHNCDVPHVDRTEYQLIDISEDGYVSLLTENGNTKDDLKLPNDENLQAQIKSGYDDGKDIILTVMSAMGEEQICALKEIGGKN